The Euphorbia lathyris chromosome 4, ddEupLath1.1, whole genome shotgun sequence genomic interval tttattaatttaaatcagataaaataatattactaAGAAATGGTAGTGGAAATGCTCACTCACCCgaacatatatagaattggccGCTTTTATTAGAGTATGGACGGTCGAATTCATTGAACGTTGAATAAAGGAGATAGAGCACAACTCTAAATCTCgtaataaatgaatataatCAGAAATAATGTCAACTAAATACGAAAGAGGCATTCTAAACCAATTTAAATTGCTACGAGACAATCCGactgaatttgaattttctcaTTAAAATGATGCTTTTTAATCCAACTTAAAACCGAGAACTGAAATTTCCTTAAAAAGCTCACATCAACTAGAATGCATTCTCCaaaatgattaattaataataccataaatagaaaaataactTGAGCACAAGTTAAGCATAAGTTAATTGTCACATTTAATAGTGTATAAGATATGTTAATTGTCACATTTAATGGTGTATAAGATATGACGTGTTTATCCTTTTGAAGTTAGACGGTCAGTGTAAAAGCCAATCATAATTCATACATGGATATTCTTCCATGGCATGTGAACAACTTTATTGTAACCTTAGAAAAGAAAACAGAAAACATCAACCTATATTTATTACATTTCGGAAACATTCAATTAGGCTACCAACCTCTATCTACAATTTTCATACTTTCTAACTTACAGTCAACCACACCATCACCAAATCCATGCTACCCCTTTATTACTTCATCATCACTTTCTCTGTTTTTCCTTCCCTTGTCTTTTAAGAAAGCCCCAGTTCGAAAATCCATTCCGATTTCACCGTATTTAATTTGGCACCTTAACGACACATAGactgaaatcaaaataatacatattttttttaattataactaattttttttaatattatcacATATTTTTTGGTGAACTGTgtctattattttttatttaattaatttttatacttatTTTCACGAATagtgttttttatttattttagttgttTCAATTATATTGTTATTAAAATGTTGatatttatacatttttaaaaaaatatgttataattataaatatacatatttttatattattatttttaaatactataatatttattttaaaaatgaataaaaaaataaaaaataaaaaattcaattttttgaGGGTCTGTTGGGCCCTACCGTTTTTTTACAATGTTATCATAAAATTTACATTATAAACCCTAAAAATATACGAAGTGACATCAAATTATTGACTCGATACAGATGAAATGATGTATATTAAAATTTCTCAAACTGAGTTATTTGATTACTTATATATACACCCTTTGATTTCaaatgttcttttttttttttttgtgctggATTATGAATATAGAAAATAGAATACAATTCAATTGAATCCAACTGAATGTAACCGTAAACAAGTATGTGAAATTTATTATGAACTACCAAACCCTAATTggaaaaatacattttccccCAATTAACAGTTAGGTTTTCTTTCCTCCTAACATTCTACTACTCAAATGCTAATTGCTAAAACACTAATATAATTAGGACAATCACAAATAATTATTGCTaactgaatttttttattgaatattaaatataagacaaaaaaaaaagattatcaTATAAACTATATGCAACAGTTTTACACCAGAAAATGTCCAAATTCTTGAAAAAGAAAGGCAAAACACaacaaaaaacaaacaaaacataACCAAATTACaccattaaaattatttaattaattaattaccttctCTTGTTTTTGCTTCCAAGCAATAATGAGAAGTAAAATAAAATCCTAAAAAGGAAACCCCAAGCCACTGTTACCCACAAACAGCCCCATTTGCTTATATCGGTAATCCCTTGTTGCTGCAAAATGTCTGTTCCTGTAGTCACACATGTTGTGCTTGTGATTTTCATCCCCAATGTGTTTGATATTGTTGACAACAATCTCACTTTTACGGCAGCCGGAACCTCCCCGAGCGGCGTGTTATCGAAAATCTGAACTCCTCTTACGAAACATTTGATAGGATCTTGAAATTCATTTTGTAACACTGCCTCATAGGGGTATTTCACTAATGACATGTAGTGAAACCATATCCAGTACGACGGAATCCGGTCCCGGTTTATGAAGAAGCCGCTGAAGAGGAGGAAGTAAGCTAGAATGGCTACTACAATTGTGTAACCAAGCATGACATGTGGTACGACGCCGGATAGGAATGTTACGAATGAGTTTCCTGCCCAGAAAGAGGCCAGGATTATCAAGAAGTAGAATAGGAACCCGGAAAAGCCTCCGTCTAGCCCTACCGCCCAGAATGTGAGGGCGGCGAAGGATAATGAGAGGAAAATTAACGCCGGGAGAGACACGAGGGCGTGTGATAACACGTAGGATGATCTCCGGTATGCGTTGTAAGCAGTTTCCCTCATGAAAATGTACCTTTCTTGGAGGAAAACTGGGAGAGCATCTGCGCATGTGTAGAATGTTGTTGACATGGCGAATGCGAAAAACCCTAGCCTCTCTTGAACTCCTCTTGGGGAATCATCTAGCTGCCAGAACATTGTTGCTAAGATGAATCCGGTGACGAGTACTGCACCTAATCGAATCCCGAATAGCTCCGGCATTCTTCTTGAATTCATAACTGATCTCTTCGACAACACCGCCATTTCGATCCAGAGTGGATTGGCGAATGTTGGCACCATTGAGTTAGGGCTGATTGTGTTATTGTTAGTAGCACCGGAGACTAACTTTCCTTTTGAAATGCTTGCACTTATTGCTTCTTTTAGTGATAATCCATGCCTGTCCGGTTCGGAATTCGGGGAGTGCTTCATGTTCTGCCATGTTTTGTTGAACTCCACTAGACTTTTAGTTCCTCCCGGAGAGCCTTCAAGCTCTCTTATTAAGTCTAGTGCAAACTCCGTCTTGTTCTCTTTATCCGGTATCGGACTCCCGAATTCAGCGAAGTAAGACGGCAGATGTGAAGGCGGTCCGCTGTAAACAGTTTGGCCGCGAGATAGAAACAGCACCCGGTCTAATAAACCGAGAATCCGGTAACTCGGCTGGTGTACGGACATGATGACGATACTTCCTGTCTGAGCTATCCTCTGCAGTACCTTAACCACCATGAATGCGCTTGTTGAATCGAGTCCCGAAGTCGGTTCATCCAGGAAAAGTATAATCGGGTCATGGATAATATCAATTCCGATTGAAACACGACGTCGTTCTCCTCCAGAAACGCCACGGTGGCCTTCGTCTCCGATAACCGTTTTAGCTGCGTTTCGGAGCCCTAATTGATCAATTAGAGCTTGGACTCTCATTTTCTTCTTTGATCTCGATAAGCTTCTCGGAAGCCGGAATTCCGCGGCGAACATTAGAGTTTCTTCAACAGTGAGCATAGGATATAAGAGATCATCTTGCATCACGTATGCTGAAATCACTTTCACCATTCGCGATTCAAGAGTTTCTCCGTTTAATGCTACTGTCCCTTTCAAGCTCCCCTTAGCTATCCGATTCGCTAACGCATCAATCAACGTCGATTTCCCCGATCCACTAGCTCCAAGCACCGCTAAAATCTCCCCATCGCGTGCCTCGCCGGAAATGTCATTTAGAAGAGTTTTAGTCGTCGTGAACAGACTCTCTCCAGCCACAGGCTCAGCAGCAGTAGCAGCACCGAGGCGGTTTCGTCGGGGAGTAAAAATAGCCGGCAACATTCTACGGCGGACTTTAACACTGTAAGTAAGGTTATTGAAGGAAAGAATAAACGGAATAGACCTCGGCACCTCTTCAAGCTGAAGAACTTGATGAACCGGCGTTTCACTTCCGTCACCGATAGCTTCTTTCCTCACATCACCAACACGCATAAGCAACTGACCAAGCGTGGCCGACCTGGAATCGTCAGCGGCGCGTGAGGGAAAACGATCAAGCTCCATACTCTGAAACGACGGCGTATCAGAGAAACTGTAATTACTCGCCACAACGCGAGACATATTTAATAGTATAAAAAGTGGCTAGTCTTATAAATAGGTGTAACGTTGACGGCGTGAAGGAGGTTGGAGAAGCATACGATACGCTGGTTTATAGCCGAGGTAGGGAGAGAAATAACGGCGTTTAACACGAGGAAATGAAAAATAGATgggaatatttatttataaagaagagaaaagagttGTTTAGTGTGTAGAAAGTATGAAGAGATTGAGTTTATATAACAAACTTAGAGTTAAAAATGTGAATAGGGATTTAATTTAACTGAACAGGGGAGGTGAGAAAAAGGTGACCTAAAATCTCCTAATTTTATGTCTATACGTCTCTTTATGACACGTGGAGGAAACTGGTTGGTCAGAGGTGACACGTGGCGAAGTGGGATGAATGAATGAAGGAAGGGGGTTTTTATTAAGTAGGTTGGGTGTTGATCTACTGTGTACGTAAGGTGTGCTATTAGTCCAATCAATGTATGTGTATGCCTAAAGCTAAATGTAAACTTAATTGCCCCCAAGATTATGGACCAATGTGCTTTAATACACTTGTGAATTATTGTTCAAGGTCtactcattatttatttatactagTATTATTCCCGCGCGTTACGCGGATGTATAAAAGTTTGCTaaataaattcaatttttttaattatatactacatttgtttcatattacatgtctttctagagattttttttggtttcatattacatatcattttatatgggccctgtttgggaattagctattagctgattacattagctgttagctgttagctgattacattaactgatttgactagctgtttatgtagacatgtttggtaaaaattagctgattgataatagcggtttgtgcaaaaggacaaataagggcattaattttggcgcggGAGAAGAGGGAGTATATCTATTAGGGTtcaagaagtccattaattttaatattccaaaacgttaattgaaaaagctccttttaagagctttttctaaattagcgttttcatcccaaaactctcacTCAAATCAGCGGTTTCaatggtca includes:
- the LOC136227567 gene encoding ABC transporter G family member 6-like — its product is MSRVVASNYSFSDTPSFQSMELDRFPSRAADDSRSATLGQLLMRVGDVRKEAIGDGSETPVHQVLQLEEVPRSIPFILSFNNLTYSVKVRRRMLPAIFTPRRNRLGAATAAEPVAGESLFTTTKTLLNDISGEARDGEILAVLGASGSGKSTLIDALANRIAKGSLKGTVALNGETLESRMVKVISAYVMQDDLLYPMLTVEETLMFAAEFRLPRSLSRSKKKMRVQALIDQLGLRNAAKTVIGDEGHRGVSGGERRRVSIGIDIIHDPIILFLDEPTSGLDSTSAFMVVKVLQRIAQTGSIVIMSVHQPSYRILGLLDRVLFLSRGQTVYSGPPSHLPSYFAEFGSPIPDKENKTEFALDLIRELEGSPGGTKSLVEFNKTWQNMKHSPNSEPDRHGLSLKEAISASISKGKLVSGATNNNTISPNSMVPTFANPLWIEMAVLSKRSVMNSRRMPELFGIRLGAVLVTGFILATMFWQLDDSPRGVQERLGFFAFAMSTTFYTCADALPVFLQERYIFMRETAYNAYRRSSYVLSHALVSLPALIFLSLSFAALTFWAVGLDGGFSGFLFYFLIILASFWAGNSFVTFLSGVVPHVMLGYTIVVAILAYFLLFSGFFINRDRIPSYWIWFHYMSLVKYPYEAVLQNEFQDPIKCFVRGVQIFDNTPLGEVPAAVKVRLLSTISNTLGMKITSTTCVTTGTDILQQQGITDISKWGCLWVTVAWGFLFRILFYFSLLLGSKNKRR